One region of Candidatus Bathyarchaeia archaeon genomic DNA includes:
- a CDS encoding acyl-CoA thioesterase, protein MSRPSKPVSSSKTILSSQMMPVDANPMGNVHGGTILKLVDEAAGVTALRHARSVVVTASIDRMDFYHPVYVGNLLSLKASVNYAGTTSMEVGVRIEAEDLKTGRITHTGSSYLTYVAIDENGRPVEIPDVLPETPEEKRRWREGKQRRAERLRTLKDRKRKGKA, encoded by the coding sequence ATGAGTAGGCCGTCTAAGCCGGTGAGCAGTTCCAAGACCATTCTCTCAAGTCAGATGATGCCTGTAGATGCGAACCCTATGGGAAACGTCCACGGCGGTACAATACTCAAGCTGGTCGATGAGGCAGCCGGGGTCACGGCTCTCAGGCACGCGCGATCAGTTGTGGTCACAGCGAGTATCGACCGCATGGACTTCTACCATCCAGTCTATGTCGGCAACCTTCTCAGCCTCAAGGCCTCAGTCAATTATGCTGGGACAACCTCGATGGAGGTTGGAGTCCGGATAGAAGCAGAGGATCTCAAGACCGGTAGAATTACACACACCGGATCATCCTACCTCACCTACGTTGCCATTGATGAAAACGGGCGCCCCGTAGAAATCCCGGACGTCCTCCCTGAAACACCAGAAGAGAAACGACGGTGGAGAGAAGGAAAACAGCGACGAGCTGAACGTCTAAGGACCCTAAAAGACCGAAAGAGGAAGGGCAAAGCCTAG
- a CDS encoding 3-hydroxyacyl-CoA dehydrogenase family protein, with product MGFGMMGRQIAQVFAQHGHEVEAADEDQQALKTGLDEIADGPYGVHAAVSKGKLTPEQAKKTLASVKTTPRLEDACMNSTLVIEAAFEDLQLKQNLFQKIESAAPLTAIIASNTSTLSLDKITQKISRKDRTVGMHFFNPAQLTKLVEIIRGPSTSPETVEKASQVVREIGKTPILAQDEPGFIANRLGLTLYIEASKLLEDGVASLSDIDSCMRLGYNHPMGPFELADFVGLDTRLRNLESLYKSTNESRWMPPRILREMVEQGYIGDPSRKKASKGGYYEYLRTKL from the coding sequence ATCGGATTCGGAATGATGGGACGACAAATAGCCCAAGTATTCGCCCAACATGGCCATGAGGTAGAAGCTGCTGATGAAGATCAACAAGCACTGAAGACAGGGCTCGACGAAATCGCAGACGGACCCTACGGAGTGCATGCGGCCGTTTCAAAAGGAAAACTGACCCCAGAGCAAGCGAAGAAGACCCTGGCAAGCGTCAAGACAACACCCAGGCTTGAAGACGCCTGCATGAACTCGACCCTTGTGATCGAAGCGGCCTTCGAGGACCTTCAACTCAAACAGAATCTCTTTCAGAAGATTGAATCCGCTGCTCCACTAACTGCGATCATAGCGTCAAACACCTCAACCCTCAGTCTCGATAAAATTACTCAAAAGATCTCGAGGAAAGATAGAACGGTTGGAATGCACTTCTTCAATCCAGCCCAGCTCACAAAACTCGTCGAGATCATCCGAGGACCGTCTACGTCACCTGAAACAGTTGAGAAGGCATCCCAAGTTGTCCGCGAGATCGGCAAGACCCCCATCCTCGCTCAAGACGAGCCAGGTTTCATCGCCAACCGGCTAGGACTCACCCTCTACATTGAGGCTTCCAAACTGCTAGAAGATGGTGTCGCGAGTCTTTCGGATATCGACTCGTGCATGAGACTTGGCTACAACCATCCAATGGGCCCCTTCGAACTAGCCGACTTCGTCGGACTAGATACTAGGCTCCGCAACCTTGAATCACTCTACAAGTCGACGAATGAGAGTCGATGGATGCCACCTAGGATTCTGAGAGAGATGGTCGAACAAGGGTACATCGGCGATCCTTCGAGAAAGAAGGCGAGCAAGGGCGGATACTACGAGTACCTCCGGACAAAACTCTGA
- a CDS encoding enoyl-CoA hydratase-related protein, translating into MTPETLIVKEHDHIRKITFNRPSALNAINDKMGEELLTTLKEAEKNETVRCLLITGAGRAFSAGEDVSSLKERYGAGEHPSLGDHLRKKYHPIITRIRSIEKPIIARLNGIAAGSGASIALACDIRIASEEAGLKQAFIGMGLVPDSGSSYFLTRMIGPGRALELIMTGRTIPAKEAEQLGLIHKVVPAADLDKHTDELAHRLATGPTKAIGLSKRIVNRAASLELPEVLEYEAYNQDIAGKTSDHIEAVKSFLEKRPPKFSGK; encoded by the coding sequence TTGACCCCTGAAACACTCATCGTCAAAGAGCACGATCACATCAGAAAGATTACGTTCAACAGGCCGAGCGCTCTCAACGCGATAAACGACAAGATGGGAGAAGAACTACTCACAACTCTCAAAGAGGCAGAGAAGAACGAGACAGTCCGATGCCTCCTCATAACAGGCGCCGGAAGAGCCTTCTCAGCAGGCGAAGACGTATCCAGTTTGAAAGAGCGCTACGGGGCAGGAGAACATCCTTCACTTGGGGATCATCTGAGGAAAAAATATCATCCGATCATCACTCGCATTCGAAGTATCGAAAAGCCGATTATCGCCCGCTTGAACGGCATCGCTGCCGGAAGCGGAGCAAGCATAGCTCTTGCGTGCGATATCCGAATAGCCTCTGAGGAAGCAGGTCTCAAACAGGCATTCATTGGAATGGGCCTAGTACCAGATTCTGGAAGTAGCTACTTCCTTACACGAATGATCGGCCCAGGAAGAGCTCTTGAACTGATCATGACGGGAAGAACAATACCCGCGAAAGAAGCGGAACAGCTCGGCCTCATCCACAAGGTCGTTCCGGCCGCAGACCTCGATAAGCACACCGACGAGCTTGCCCATCGGCTTGCAACCGGCCCGACCAAAGCAATTGGATTGTCGAAGCGAATCGTCAATAGAGCCGCAAGCCTCGAACTTCCCGAAGTTCTCGAGTACGAGGCCTACAATCAGGACATCGCCGGAAAGACTAGCGACCATATTGAAGCGGTCAAATCCTTTTTGGAAAAACGCCCACCTAAATTCTCAGGAAAATGA
- a CDS encoding LAGLIDADG family homing endonuclease, with translation MLTEQESEILGILFGDGCLSKNRGSVQIAVTGNKHDDREYLIGHVCPMFEELFAVQFKVLFVKDQNTMILYKYSKRVGETLRQWGMPFGRKKFSELAPRLAVHEVCFVRGLFDTDGSVYRKYGHYQQIQFKFASFSLLAYARECLVRLGFHPTSITSDDTKFRFYLSRQAEVDHFFRVVEPKNPKHLRRFQNASRRQSYRPYTHPSVALKGSRTAQTL, from the coding sequence ATGCTGACCGAACAAGAATCTGAGATTCTCGGCATACTATTTGGGGACGGGTGCCTGTCTAAGAATCGCGGCTCCGTCCAGATTGCTGTTACGGGGAACAAGCACGATGACCGAGAATACTTGATCGGCCACGTTTGTCCGATGTTCGAAGAGCTCTTTGCCGTACAGTTCAAGGTATTATTCGTGAAAGACCAAAATACTATGATTCTATACAAGTACTCTAAACGAGTTGGGGAGACCCTTCGTCAATGGGGAATGCCCTTTGGCCGAAAGAAGTTCTCCGAGCTGGCACCAAGGCTCGCAGTGCATGAAGTATGTTTCGTCAGAGGCTTATTTGACACGGATGGCTCTGTATATCGCAAGTATGGCCATTATCAGCAAATTCAGTTCAAGTTCGCTTCCTTTTCCCTACTTGCATACGCGAGGGAGTGCCTTGTAAGACTCGGCTTTCACCCCACATCGATTACAAGCGACGATACTAAGTTTAGGTTCTATCTAAGTAGACAAGCTGAGGTAGACCATTTCTTTAGGGTCGTAGAGCCCAAAAATCCGAAGCATCTTAGACGGTTCCAAAATGCTTCTCGAAGACAGTCCTACCGTCCGTACACACATCCTTCTGTAGCATTGAAGGGATCCAGAACCGCCCAAACCTTATAG
- the map gene encoding type II methionyl aminopeptidase has product MYDTEALNSFRKSGQIIAKLRKEIPSIVKPGKPALKICVEIESRIRELGGKPAFPVNIGINEIAAHYTSPPGDILTIPFGSMVKVDFGVHVNGYVTDTAVTVFYDPKFEPMVKAADEALQNAIKTFRGGVKLSDIGRVIQTTIGKYGFRPISNLTGHSIERYSIHAGKSVPNVSVLTAGKANAGEVFAVEPFVTMPDAAGSVTNMLPAQIYRYIKSKGVKNDDSKKVLDDIYTRFSTLPFAPRWLEDKFSRETAKRAMLDLTQSKCVGGYPVLVEETRKPVAQSEHTILVGRDDCTVLTAD; this is encoded by the coding sequence ATGTACGACACAGAAGCTCTCAACTCGTTTCGGAAATCAGGCCAGATCATCGCGAAGCTCCGAAAAGAAATTCCCAGCATCGTCAAACCGGGGAAACCCGCGTTGAAGATCTGTGTGGAAATCGAGAGCAGGATTAGGGAACTTGGCGGGAAACCCGCTTTCCCCGTCAATATCGGGATCAATGAGATCGCCGCACACTACACTTCGCCCCCCGGCGATATTCTCACTATACCTTTCGGTTCAATGGTGAAGGTAGACTTCGGGGTCCACGTAAACGGCTACGTCACCGATACAGCAGTGACCGTTTTTTATGATCCCAAGTTCGAACCCATGGTCAAGGCTGCTGACGAGGCACTGCAGAACGCGATCAAGACATTCAGAGGTGGCGTCAAACTGTCAGACATTGGACGCGTCATTCAGACTACCATAGGAAAATACGGATTCAGACCAATCAGCAACCTCACAGGTCACAGCATTGAGAGATACAGTATACACGCTGGCAAATCCGTGCCGAATGTCTCAGTCCTCACCGCGGGAAAAGCGAACGCAGGAGAAGTGTTCGCAGTAGAGCCCTTCGTGACCATGCCAGACGCCGCAGGGTCTGTCACAAACATGCTGCCAGCTCAGATCTATCGCTACATCAAATCGAAAGGCGTCAAGAACGACGACTCCAAGAAGGTTCTTGACGACATTTACACCCGATTCTCAACCCTACCCTTCGCGCCTCGATGGCTCGAGGACAAATTCTCCAGAGAAACCGCGAAGAGGGCTATGTTGGACTTGACTCAGAGCAAGTGTGTGGGCGGCTATCCTGTCCTCGTTGAAGAGACGCGTAAACCTGTTGCTCAGTCAGAACACACTATTCTCGTTGGACGTGATGACTGTACTGTGCTTACAGCGGATTAA
- a CDS encoding transposase has translation MAVKSVWQHYAPAGDALRLLELFRRMVNESLWIGMANDVSALRKLSLLSYNQLAQYNSPSYYKLCAISRAAGILASRKKSIRRGYVNRTPYAVRQHLVSCYGFKIRNSLLEIPVARGRRFAIPLTKHTLQIISHPDVEVRSFTLTRTRLCLCIARDPPMIECASTIGVDRNLRNLTVGNDQHAHRYDLSEAMRIASTTARIVASFRRDDARVRTVIASKYGRRRTSRTLHLLHNTTKTIVAEGVRRKTAIVLENIEGIRSLYRKGNGQGRKYRGRMNGWGFGEAQRQIEYKARWVGLPVVRLSRRGTRGSSITCPRCGERLQSDKRLERKLWCSNCRTVMDRDMVAAINLSRRGRVRFARSRPPINEAQGGAVEAVKGNPTPTVIPGVDVPKLTQPTKS, from the coding sequence TTGGCTGTCAAGTCTGTCTGGCAACACTATGCTCCAGCAGGCGATGCTCTGCGTTTGCTGGAGTTGTTCAGGAGGATGGTTAACGAGTCCCTGTGGATAGGTATGGCTAATGACGTGTCGGCGCTGAGAAAGCTCTCACTCCTCTCCTACAACCAGCTAGCCCAGTACAACTCTCCCAGCTATTACAAGCTCTGCGCCATATCACGCGCAGCAGGAATACTAGCCTCCAGGAAGAAGTCTATCCGGAGAGGCTACGTCAACAGGACCCCGTACGCCGTCAGGCAACACCTTGTCTCCTGCTACGGATTCAAGATTAGAAACAGTCTACTGGAGATTCCGGTTGCCAGGGGACGACGATTTGCAATCCCGCTGACCAAGCATACCCTTCAAATCATATCCCATCCAGATGTCGAAGTTCGTTCCTTCACTCTCACCCGTACCAGGCTCTGCCTTTGCATCGCCCGCGACCCTCCCATGATAGAATGCGCCTCCACGATAGGTGTGGATCGTAATCTTCGTAATCTCACGGTTGGAAACGACCAGCATGCCCATCGATACGATCTCTCAGAGGCGATGCGCATAGCAAGTACCACGGCACGCATAGTAGCCTCCTTCAGACGAGACGATGCTAGAGTAAGAACGGTGATAGCGTCTAAGTATGGACGGCGAAGAACCTCTAGAACCCTTCACCTACTCCACAACACGACAAAGACAATTGTCGCAGAGGGAGTCCGGCGGAAAACAGCAATAGTTCTCGAGAACATCGAAGGCATCCGATCCCTCTATCGTAAGGGTAACGGTCAGGGCAGAAAGTATAGGGGTAGAATGAACGGATGGGGTTTCGGCGAGGCTCAGCGACAGATCGAGTACAAGGCACGATGGGTAGGCCTACCGGTTGTCCGTTTGTCTAGGCGTGGGACCAGAGGCTCCAGTATTACTTGTCCGAGATGCGGGGAGAGACTCCAATCAGACAAGCGACTAGAACGCAAGCTCTGGTGCAGCAATTGTCGAACAGTAATGGACCGGGACATGGTAGCAGCGATAAACTTGTCTCGGCGGGGACGGGTGAGGTTCGCACGTTCCCGGCCTCCCATCAATGAGGCGCAAGGCGGAGCAGTTGAAGCAGTGAAGGGGAACCCGACGCCTACGGTAATCCCCGGAGTCGATGTCCCGAAGCTAACTCAACCAACGAAGAGTTAA
- a CDS encoding enoyl-CoA hydratase-related protein, with protein sequence MPYTHILVETEPPIGIVRLNRPKALNALNFELIRETVEALESFDKDEKIRATVLTGGDDAFSAGADIKELAEATPVTLIDQNKFALWDRLKKIAKPIIGAVSGYIYGGGCELAMNCDIIIASETARFAQPEINIGIMPGAGGTQRLTRTIGKYRAMEMVLTGQPVTAKEMEKHGLVNRIVPVEAYFDEARKLAMQIAQKAPIATRLAKEAVLKAFDSPLEEGLQFERKNFYLLFSTEDMKEGMKAFTEKRPPNFKGR encoded by the coding sequence TTGCCCTACACGCACATACTTGTTGAGACTGAGCCACCTATCGGAATTGTCCGGCTGAACCGTCCAAAAGCTCTCAACGCCCTCAACTTCGAACTCATCCGAGAAACAGTCGAAGCGCTCGAATCCTTCGACAAAGACGAGAAGATTAGGGCGACGGTCCTGACCGGGGGAGACGACGCATTTTCCGCAGGAGCCGATATCAAAGAACTAGCTGAGGCGACCCCTGTGACGCTGATCGACCAGAACAAGTTCGCTCTTTGGGATCGTCTGAAAAAGATTGCAAAGCCGATCATCGGAGCAGTGAGTGGCTACATCTACGGAGGCGGGTGCGAACTAGCGATGAACTGCGACATCATCATTGCATCCGAGACTGCTCGATTCGCCCAACCTGAAATCAACATTGGAATAATGCCCGGAGCAGGCGGGACCCAGCGTCTTACTAGAACCATTGGGAAGTATAGGGCAATGGAGATGGTTCTGACCGGACAACCCGTGACCGCGAAGGAGATGGAAAAGCACGGACTCGTCAACAGAATCGTGCCGGTAGAAGCTTACTTCGATGAAGCGCGAAAGCTGGCGATGCAGATCGCACAAAAAGCCCCCATCGCCACCCGCTTGGCCAAGGAAGCAGTTCTGAAAGCATTCGATTCGCCACTTGAAGAAGGACTTCAGTTTGAGAGAAAGAACTTCTATCTCCTCTTCTCGACGGAGGACATGAAAGAGGGCATGAAGGCGTTCACGGAAAAAAGACCCCCAAACTTCAAGGGACGATGA
- a CDS encoding PQQ-binding-like beta-propeller repeat protein — MRKAVVLLVLSLYLLSIGMPAAKPPESPSRSASGPLGSTDYPWTMFHHDPLRSGVTPASAPNGPNLMWAFPTGSYVYPSPVVTDGMVFIPSYDGNLYALDEYSGAQRWVFYTSAPIYATPAVMNGVVYLASKDTALYAIDEQTGQMLWKRINISPLTSSPVVADGKVFYGTWFKTSASALMALYANNGTVAWQYLEANDTIKSSPAVYNGRVFFGQNTGIVVALNESTGRALWGRAVGPFTSISTAPALGLGKVFVGADTGTFVAIDQVTGSISWSFNIGAYNSTSAAVNNGIVYFGTAQGILYARNATTGNPLWTYPSSGAIGAVMSSPAIALGSKTILFGSGDNNLYALNMTSGKLLWKYAAGGVISSSPAIADGRAFFGSWDAKVYALGVIAPALHASIVSTTPTSLRTGQISAITIKVTNGSITTPESGASLALSSTAGGTFTVPMMTGPGTYTFNFTAPSVSTSTVTDIQVVVSKSGFLNGSASSTITLSPLPTLTVTAGPKTVTVSPGGTIMLLIQVTNGSIPIIGANINLTSSAGGSFSSLKDAGDGNYSAIFNAPMQSSSAMVTIQASKTGFTPGQNQVTVTVSGTPDLTGLTVAGIPVLFLIGAMALALVGAVGIFFSKRKKEPKVPVPTVPSYFLESSFREGLTMRFLARSNWGWRP; from the coding sequence TTGAGAAAGGCAGTTGTTCTTCTGGTCCTTTCTCTCTACCTCCTAAGTATCGGAATGCCTGCAGCAAAACCTCCAGAATCTCCCAGTCGCTCTGCTTCAGGACCCTTGGGTTCTACTGACTATCCCTGGACAATGTTCCACCACGACCCTCTTAGATCCGGTGTTACTCCGGCATCAGCTCCAAACGGTCCGAACTTGATGTGGGCCTTCCCAACGGGGTCATATGTGTATCCATCTCCAGTGGTTACCGACGGAATGGTTTTCATTCCATCTTATGATGGCAATCTCTACGCTCTAGACGAGTATAGCGGCGCGCAAAGATGGGTATTCTACACCTCCGCGCCTATCTATGCAACACCTGCGGTGATGAACGGTGTTGTCTATCTCGCTTCCAAGGACACTGCTCTCTACGCGATCGACGAGCAGACTGGGCAGATGTTATGGAAACGGATCAATATCAGCCCTCTAACCTCCTCGCCCGTTGTTGCTGATGGAAAGGTGTTCTATGGAACTTGGTTCAAAACCTCAGCCTCTGCTCTAATGGCGCTCTACGCCAATAATGGCACCGTTGCCTGGCAATATCTCGAAGCCAACGACACGATCAAATCATCACCGGCAGTCTACAATGGACGAGTGTTCTTCGGCCAGAACACAGGAATCGTTGTCGCGCTCAACGAATCCACTGGGCGAGCTTTGTGGGGCCGAGCCGTCGGCCCTTTCACTTCTATCAGTACAGCCCCTGCCCTCGGGCTAGGGAAGGTATTCGTTGGGGCCGACACAGGGACGTTCGTAGCGATTGACCAGGTCACCGGTTCAATATCATGGTCCTTCAACATCGGTGCGTACAACTCCACATCGGCAGCAGTGAATAACGGGATCGTGTATTTCGGGACTGCGCAGGGCATCCTCTATGCACGGAATGCCACAACGGGCAACCCACTTTGGACCTACCCCAGCAGTGGAGCAATTGGCGCAGTAATGTCATCGCCTGCCATAGCGTTAGGCTCCAAGACCATATTGTTCGGATCAGGCGACAACAACTTGTACGCTCTCAACATGACCTCTGGAAAGCTTCTCTGGAAATATGCTGCTGGAGGAGTTATCTCATCCTCTCCAGCAATCGCTGATGGAAGAGCTTTCTTCGGATCCTGGGATGCGAAAGTCTACGCGTTAGGGGTAATCGCACCCGCTTTGCACGCCTCAATCGTCTCAACGACCCCGACCAGTCTCCGAACTGGGCAGATCTCTGCCATAACCATCAAGGTGACTAACGGATCGATAACGACCCCAGAGTCGGGGGCCTCGCTCGCACTCAGTTCAACGGCTGGAGGTACTTTCACAGTTCCCATGATGACCGGTCCTGGAACGTACACATTCAATTTCACAGCACCCTCGGTGAGCACATCCACGGTCACTGATATTCAGGTTGTTGTATCAAAATCTGGCTTCCTCAACGGATCGGCTTCATCCACGATCACGCTGAGTCCCTTGCCGACGCTCACTGTTACAGCCGGTCCGAAGACTGTGACTGTGTCGCCTGGCGGGACCATTATGCTACTAATTCAGGTAACTAACGGAAGTATACCGATTATCGGAGCTAACATCAACCTAACATCCTCTGCAGGAGGCAGCTTCTCAAGCTTGAAAGACGCCGGGGACGGGAACTATTCTGCGATCTTCAACGCTCCAATGCAGAGCTCCAGCGCAATGGTCACTATTCAGGCGTCGAAGACTGGATTTACTCCCGGCCAAAACCAAGTAACAGTTACCGTCAGCGGAACTCCCGACCTTACGGGCTTGACAGTCGCCGGCATACCAGTCCTCTTCCTCATTGGAGCAATGGCTCTGGCGCTAGTTGGAGCCGTTGGGATTTTCTTCTCCAAGAGGAAGAAAGAGCCTAAGGTTCCTGTCCCGACTGTTCCAAGCTATTTCCTTGAGTCTAGTTTTCGGGAAGGCTTAACTATGCGTTTTCTTGCCAGGTCCAACTGGGGTTGGCGGCCATAG
- a CDS encoding LAGLIDADG family homing endonuclease produces MDTSKTEMLQWALREQERYIRGFVDGEGWPAYYRTRSTRAHHKPGYVSSRAVFISNTNKALLENIRVMLYKMGIDSKLYLDTKAGVRRSTITSWKLAILGRDNLRLFRDRIGFSDAGKAGILKSMLDSYRKHGSESLRRSLW; encoded by the coding sequence ATGGACACGAGCAAGACGGAAATGTTGCAGTGGGCGCTTCGTGAGCAGGAGCGCTACATCCGAGGGTTCGTAGACGGCGAAGGATGGCCTGCGTACTACAGAACCAGAAGCACGCGAGCACACCACAAACCTGGTTATGTCAGCAGTCGTGCAGTCTTCATCTCAAACACAAACAAGGCGCTACTGGAAAACATCAGAGTCATGCTCTACAAGATGGGCATAGACTCCAAGTTGTACTTGGATACGAAGGCTGGCGTCCGACGAAGCACGATTACAAGCTGGAAGTTAGCTATCCTTGGCAGGGACAACTTGCGCCTATTCCGCGATAGGATCGGATTCAGTGATGCTGGCAAGGCGGGAATACTGAAGTCTATGCTTGACTCGTACCGGAAGCACGGAAGTGAATCTCTCAGGCGATCTCTGTGGTAG
- a CDS encoding DUF1512 domain-containing protein produces MLPISLHENDLLGPLLGNLGTISQLLFTVLFIALFFGFGQKLQMRQFLWEIDKGLRRLDMFRNSAKDLTLKTVKDIGKPSSDPGPQINVLMEQFLISPVDMDPAGIVGKIDHLLDVRDAKFKEDVRRIAPGADSSQVMNLENLVEASWALNTIYRIIRHFYLMGKKTNSIFIIIQLQALLPLIIQEAEAYLGAAKAFAEGQPIGDGIGPLVASRLMKDKEKRKVEKDVVVAETMMEDRRVIALKAEGPGGNVGKPGDAIKTIIEENGGNVSMVVMVDAAVKFEGETSGEVSEGIGAAIGGVGTERFKIEQEATLHKIPVYAVIVKESIQEAITPMKKEIMEAGEKVIERIKSLILERSKPGDTIIVAGIGNTIGIGQ; encoded by the coding sequence GTGCTGCCAATCTCTCTTCACGAAAATGATCTTCTCGGTCCACTGCTTGGAAACCTTGGCACCATCAGTCAGTTACTCTTTACAGTTCTCTTCATCGCGTTGTTCTTTGGCTTCGGCCAGAAGCTGCAGATGCGCCAGTTCCTCTGGGAGATAGACAAAGGATTGCGGAGACTGGATATGTTCCGGAACTCTGCCAAGGATCTAACACTCAAGACAGTCAAAGATATCGGAAAACCATCAAGTGATCCCGGTCCACAAATCAACGTTTTGATGGAACAGTTCCTCATCTCCCCGGTCGATATGGACCCGGCGGGAATCGTCGGCAAGATCGATCACTTGCTCGATGTCCGAGATGCGAAATTCAAGGAAGATGTTCGAAGGATCGCGCCAGGAGCCGATTCCTCCCAGGTCATGAACCTGGAGAACCTCGTAGAGGCGTCTTGGGCACTTAACACGATCTACAGGATCATTCGGCACTTCTATTTGATGGGAAAGAAGACTAACAGTATATTCATCATCATCCAGCTACAAGCGTTGCTTCCACTCATCATCCAAGAGGCTGAGGCGTACTTGGGGGCGGCAAAAGCGTTCGCTGAAGGCCAGCCTATTGGCGATGGAATCGGTCCGCTGGTTGCTTCGCGCTTGATGAAGGATAAGGAGAAACGGAAGGTCGAGAAAGATGTTGTTGTTGCTGAGACGATGATGGAGGACCGGAGAGTGATCGCTTTGAAGGCGGAGGGTCCTGGCGGAAACGTCGGGAAACCGGGGGACGCAATCAAGACGATCATCGAAGAAAATGGCGGTAATGTCTCAATGGTGGTAATGGTGGACGCGGCGGTGAAGTTCGAGGGAGAGACCTCCGGCGAAGTCAGCGAAGGAATCGGAGCAGCGATTGGCGGTGTTGGCACAGAACGGTTCAAGATCGAACAGGAAGCAACACTCCACAAGATTCCAGTCTACGCTGTTATCGTCAAGGAGAGCATTCAGGAAGCGATTACGCCGATGAAGAAGGAGATCATGGAGGCTGGAGAGAAAGTTATCGAGAGAATCAAAAGCCTCATTCTGGAACGAAGCAAGCCGGGCGATACTATAATAGTCGCGGGTATCGGCAACACCATCGGTATCGGTCAATAG
- a CDS encoding EthD family reductase has protein sequence MTKIIVLFGQPKDPKLFDEQYWKDHIPMAKAMPGLKKYTVHKIVGAPRGEPAYYQVVELEFETMDTLKKALDSPAGRESGRHGIKIASGGITFLYAESKEA, from the coding sequence GTGACAAAGATCATTGTCTTGTTCGGACAGCCCAAGGACCCGAAGCTGTTCGATGAACAATACTGGAAAGACCATATTCCAATGGCGAAGGCAATGCCCGGTCTGAAAAAATACACGGTTCACAAGATCGTCGGGGCACCCCGAGGAGAACCTGCCTATTACCAAGTCGTCGAGCTCGAGTTCGAAACAATGGACACCCTGAAGAAAGCGTTGGATAGTCCAGCGGGACGCGAATCAGGACGCCACGGCATCAAGATAGCCTCGGGCGGCATAACTTTCCTCTACGCAGAATCAAAAGAGGCCTAG